The following is a genomic window from Pedobacter sp. KBS0701.
CCATATAAAGCTGTGGCAGAAGCATCTTTAAGTACATCAATCTGATCAATGTCTTCAGGGTTTAATCCTGCAATGGCATTTCCGAGTAAATTCACAAAATCCAGGTCATTAATTGATTTTGGATCAATATTTACAGGGTCTTGAAGTACAATTCCGTCTAGTACCCAAAGTGGTTCGCGGTTACCTAAAATAGTGGATGTTCCACGGATTCTAAGCTTAGGTGCTGCGCCTACCTGTCCTGAATTCTGCATAAAAACAAGTCCGGGTATTCTGCCCTCCAATAATTTATCAATGGTATTTACACCGGGTGTAAGAAGTTCTTCCATCTTTTTGCTGGTAATGGCACTGGTTAGCTGCCGGCTATCAATTTGCTGATAACCTGTATTTACCATAATATCTTCCAGATCAGATGAAGTCATTTTAAGTGAGACTACCCGCGCCCGTACCGCAGAAATCTCAATAGGGGAGAAGCCTAAATGCCTGATTTCGAGCATTTCATTGGCGTATTGGCCCGGTATTACAAATTTTCCGTTCTGATCAGTCTTAGTATAGAAACTGGTCCCTTTCACCTTTATCGAGGCCCCTTCCATGGGTTTGCCATTCTCATTAACCACGGTTCCGTTTACCGGACCTGTAAGTTCCTTAAATGTATTGTTAGCCTGACTAACTTTTTTTTCTGTAATGATGATAATCCGGTCTTTAATTTCAAAATCAAGCGCCTGACCCGAAAGCAGCTTTTTCAAGGCACTGTTTAGTGGTTCTTTAACGAGTTTTATGGTAACCGGTTTTGCTTTTTTTAAAATGAGATCGTTATAGGTAAAGTCATACTTGGTTTGTTTGCTTATTTCTGCTGTTGCACGTATAATAGAGGCATCTTTAAGATCAAGCGTTACGGTTTGTGCATGTGCCTGGTTTGATAATGCAATAGCGAACACGAAAAATAAAATGATGATCCATTGAAAAGAAAACGGCGAATGGGTCTTGACGATACTGCCATCCATTTCATTACCGGGCATGCGCCGGCTATGCTCCTTACGAAAAAGGAAGTCGTTCATAATCTGATTAGTTTGTTGGTTATGGTTTGTTGATTGGTTTTAGGTTTTAAGGCTGTTGGGATGGATTAGTTTTCTCCTTACCCTTGGTCAGCCTGTTGAGTATAAGTTATCTCATCAGTTTCATCCTCCTTCCTTGGACATCAAATTTTAGATTAGTGATTTTTTCAAGTGCAGTAAGTACGGCAGATAATGGCCTGTTCCGCTGTATAGAGGCGTGAATCTGGATATCGTCAGGTATACCACTGTAATCTATATCCAGGTTGTACCAACGCTCTATCTGGCGAAGTACCTCTGTAAGCGGAGTAGCTTTAAAAATAAATTCTCCATCTTTCCAGGCCGTGTAAAAACTTGCATCAACGGGTGTAATCTGGAAAGCATTTTGGTTCAATACTGATTGTTCTCCAGGATTCAAAAACGCTGCTTTTGAAATATAAGCACCGTTGAGTTGCACGCGACCATGGACAAGTGTGGTAACCGTTACTCCTTCATTTTGATAGGCATTAACATTAAAGGCTGTTCCCAAAACTTTTATTTCCTGCACTTGGGTACTCACAATGAAAGGTTTTTGAGCATTATGGGCAACTTCGAAGTAGGCCTCGCCCATAACAAAAACTCTTCTTTCTTTTCCTGCAAATGCACTTGGATAAGATATCGACGAGGCAGCATTCAGCCATACTTTGGTACCATCAGCTAAAGTGATTCTGTATTGCCCGCCTTTTGGAGTAGATAAAGTAAAATTCTGAATTTGATCTTCTTTTTCAAGCAATGCGCCATCTTTGTAGCGGATCGTATTTTCATCAGCAATAATCTCCTGTTTACTGCCCTCTAACTGATAGATTTTACCATTGGCTGCCTGTAACGTTGCCCGATGAGTACCCGGAAGTATGTCGTGTGCAATATCTTTTCGAAGAGCATCTTTATGATCAATGGATCTGTAGATAAAAAATGTGGTGCATAAAAAAATCAGGACGGCGGCTGCGGTTGCTATATATTGTAGAGAAGAAAACAATTTCCGCTGCTTAGGCTGAACTTTTTCTATTGCCTGAGCTATTTCATTCCATGCTAGATCGCCAATGGCTTTAGATTTTGGGTGAGCTGAGTGAAATGTTGAATCAAAATAGCCATTAATTACCTCGTCAAGCTGTGACTGGTGCTCATCATCCTGAAGGTGTTGATTAAGTTCTGCCAATTCATCCTTTGTGATGGCATTATTTAGGTACTGATCAAATAAAAACTTAATTCTGTTTGGTTTGCTCATGGTAAACTAGAGAAAAATCATCCCTTTTAAATAGAATACACATGAAAAAGAAAAAATAGCACCTCTAATTGAATTATTTTTTTAATATGGTGGGTAGCAGGAGAATAAATAGCTCAAACGACCTCGATTTTAGTATTGCCTTTAATTGTTTGTTGGCTTTTTGAATGTGATGATTAATAGCAGAAAGACTGATATTCAGTTTTTCACTAATTTCCTGATAACTGAGTCCTTCCAGTTTATGTAAAGTGTATACTTCACGTTGCCTGTCTGTTAGCTGATCCATGGCCTGATCTAGAATGACCTTTGCTTGTTCTGCCTCATCATCCTCTTCCATAGGATGATAAACCTCTTCCTGGCCAACTTCATGGCGCATAATCTGATCATAAACGTTTTTTCGAATCGCATTTTTTGACAGATTTGTAGCAATCTTATACAGAAATGCAACAAAACTTAGTTCGGTATCAATCATTTCGCGGTTGATCCAGATCTTTAAAAATACATCTTGTAAGATATCCTGGGCTAAGTCTTCTGATTTTAACAGATAAATCAATTTACTGGCGAGTCTACCCGAATATAACTGATATAACTGTTTAAAGGCGACCTTATCCCCGCGCTTTAATCCAATTAATAATTCCTTTTCGGCAGTAATGGGTATAGACTTCACTTATCCATCGTCGTTTAGTTATACTAATTTATATAAAAACTGAGTTGTAACAGCATTTTTTTGAATAAAGTAATCTCTAATCTTCCAAATCATTAACATTTATTTAGATTTCTGATTTGGATCCCAGTTAATTCTATCAATACTAAGAAAAATATTATCATTTAGGCTTTTTATTGTTAGCTAAATTACCTTGATACTTAACATGGCATAAGTTTTTATTGCTTAGAATTTCATCAGGCGGGATGTAAATGGGGCATCACCTTTAAATCATATTGACAAACAAAGCAGTTGTATGTATTATATGTATTACTTTATTGTAATTAATAAATGTTTATTGTGTAATTTTCAAAGATATTTATTTTGTCTATTTTTTATTAAAAATAAAATCAGTATCTATGTATAAACCAAATACATCTCAATCGCCTCAAACTTTAAAAACGCTAATCAAAATGCAACACGCTCTTACATCAGTTATTCCGATTATTATCTCTTAATTTTAATATTTAGCTGTATTTATTTGTTTATCAATTATTTGAAGTGTTTTGCTTTTCGATATTATTGATTAGATCTGATAATTTGATGTAGTAATAACAAGCTAATTTCTCGTTTAGTCTTAAATGTTTAAAACAAAATAAGAATATTTTTATCTGTATTAACTTACATTTTTAATAAACCTTAAACCAAACAATTGTGAAAAATTTATTGTCAATTATTATTCCTGTGCTCGAAGGGATGGAAGAATCTCCATTGAAGCACCAACTCCTGGCCTATTTCCCTCAACAGGCTGAACATTTTACAACAATTGAAGAAAGTTTTGTGAAACTTACAGCAATTCTGCATGATAGGGATCACCTTAAACCTTTTTTTCATAGCTGGAGCCAAACCAACAATAGTGCGGTTACTGTTGCCGGATTGAGTAACCGCATGACCATGTTGATCCATAAAAACATACCTGTACCAGATGAAGCGCAGCTTTTCAGATCGGTAGCAAGTCTGAACAGGATTGTTGATGAAGACCTGGCTGTTGTTGGTAAAGTATTACATTCTGATTTGTTCTACACCATGGCCACAAATACCTGCGGCGATGATGGATGGTTGTTGAGGCAATACCTTGATCCAAGTGCCCGTGCATTTAAATATTGGAAAGACCAGAACTCATTGCGTAATAAAGATTTATTGGTCGGCCTTTTAACTACACTGGTACATGAAATTTATACTCATGGAGAAGTGGAATTTATATTACCGAAGTTTACACGTTGGCTGGAAGATGATTTTGGCTTTGATAAAGATACCCTAAAACATACTTTAGCCTGGATAACCGTACACTGTGGACCAACTGAGAAAAACCATTTCTTTTATGCTGTTAACGCCATCAATTATTATCTTAAAGCAATGGATGTAAATTTGGCTGATTATGACTTACGCGAAATCGTTGCCGATTATTTGAGTAAAAAAGCGGCAGTTATGGAAACCATTAGCGCTAGTCTGGAACCTGTGATGTCTGAAGAAGAAATGGTATAAATTATGACAGGCGAGCTTGTAGAAGAACACACGATCTGTAGCAGGGAAACACTGACTGAATTACTGATGAAACACCTGGGCGAAATACCCTGTAATGGTGCCGATTCATTTTCTCCGGTCCCCGTTGCTGTAAACCGTAACGAAATTGTACGGATGGAGAAACTGTGCCAGGTTTTGAACAAAGCATTAACCAGCGTTGTAAATGCTTATTTTTCCGATGAACGGATACGTGCCATTTATAACTTTGATGAGCGCTTGAACGATATTTTAAACATTGCAAATGCACAGCCTTATGAAGTAGGCATGTACCGCCCCGATTTTTTACAGGCAGAAGATAGCAGCATTAAAATATGCGAAATAGGAGCAAGGTACCCCATAAACGGGTGGATGTTGAGTTATTACCTTAACTTGATTTCTGAAGACAGCAGCTTGCCTTTACTGGAGGCTGTTCCTCATCAGCGTGACTTTATTAATACCATTTTTGACCGTTTCAACAGTAATGAATCTATCGTGTTGGTGCATGAGAGAGAAAAGGGTACAGAGGTATTTTACCTGTTAAATGAATTCAGTAAACAGGGCTTGAATTATGTTTCTGCAAGCCCTGCTCAGCTAAGCTGTCAAAATGGTGAATTGATGTTGCAAGACAAAGCCGTTAACCAGTTTATATTGGAAATGGACCGGGAAGAACTGCGCAATTTTGATCCTGAAGTATTGAGGTTGATCATCACCAGGGGAAATTATTTTAACGATGTGCGTACACTAATCTTGGTACATGATAAGCGTATACTTGCTGTTCTGTATAATGAAGAGATTATGAGGGATCACCTTTCTGAAGAAGAATACCTCTTTTTACGCTCCTTTTTAATACCTACTTATGCCCTACATACCCCCGAAAAAAGGATAGAAGTAAGCAATTCTTCATTAAACTGGGTATTAAAGCGGAATAGTGGTGGGCGTGGCATTGATATGTATGTAAAAAGTGAATGTGAAACCATTGTTTGGTCTGATATTATAGCTAAACAATGGCCAGAATACATGATACAACAATATGTACCCCAACGCTGGTTTAAATACAGCAATGGTCCGGAGAAAAGCCTGATCAATTTAGTAGGGATGTTGCTGTGTTACAATAACCAGTCTTTTGGGCCTGGCTTATTCCGTGGTTCAGCAGAAAGTGTGGTTAATGTCCACCAGGGCAGGGGAGTCATTTTTCCCGCAATGATGTCAGTATCATAAACATGACACATGCCATCATTATACCGCTGTTCAACAAAGCGCCCTATGTTAGCCAAACGTTAAATTCACTCATCCGGCAAAGTAAACTGCCGGATGAGTTGATTATTGTCGACGACTTAAGTACAGATAATAGTCTTATTATTGTCCATGATTTTTTGCGTAATCATATTTCCGCCTTTGGCAATTGCAAGATACTGGTAATTGAACTCGCGGAAAATAAAGGCCCGGGTAATGCACGGAATATCGGTTTTGCTGCTACTCATTGTGAATTAGTTAGTTTTTTAGATGCTGATGACGAATATCATCCACAGCTGCTGGAAATAGCAACACATGCATTTAGAGTGCATCAGCTCGATTTTATGGTGCTTAATATCACTTTTATGCCAGGTAATGAGATATATCCTGACCTGAAGCCATTAAAAAAGTACCTGGAACCGCTTGATGCAGATCTATATCTGATTAAAAATCCTTTGATGGCAGTTAGCGATCCGCATTTTATAATTGGGGTTGGAAGTAATGTGATTACACGAAGTAAATGGATCGCCTCTAACCGATACCAGGCAGAAGCCCAGCTAAATGAAGGTGTCGATTTTTGGTACCGGGTACTAAAAGGAATACTGAACTCGGTGCCAGGTAAAATAGCCCTGCAAACTGGTGGTTATCTTTATGTTAACGAGGTCCCCGGGAGCCTTTCGAGGAAAAAATATAGCCATTTTAAACAGATCGAATTGCCACCGGTAATTTCAAGGTATGTAGACAGTAAAGATAAACACGACCGCCTGTTGATGGGCATGATCGGTGAACGCTGGTATAAATACGCCCTACAAAATTTACCATCCGATACCCAAAGAGCACGTTTTTTATGGCATTACCGAAGTTTATTGCCGAAATATATTGGCTATCTGCTCATCAAAAGATAAATTTTAAAAATGATCGATCCTCTCCTTAATCAATATTATCAGATTGTTAGGCAATCTGATCTTTTCAGGTTCTATTATCTTGATCATGAAGATTATCGAAGCGCTCCCTTAATAGGTAAAAAGGAATTGATTAATCTTTTAAATGATTATTTTGATCTGCATAGCCAGAAAGAAGGTGTTTATCTGGTGCGTTCTGGCGGATCTACTCAAAAACCGCTGGTTTTTCCGGTTGATATTGCAGAAAATCTCGAACAGCGTGCAATACTGGCCTCCGCATTAAAACAAGCTGGAGTATTTACCCCAAAAACCATCGCCCTCAATATGTTTGGTTATATGGATATGTACCGCACTGCTGCCATTATGGACGATCTTTTGGAACGTTGCAGTGCAACCACATTGGTAGCCAGTGCCGGCTTACCTTACGAAGACGCCTACCAGATGGCGCTGAATTTCAGGCCCAATTTATTATTAGGTACACCCTCAAAATTATTCCTTTTTGCGCAATACCTTAAAAAGCATCAGCTTAGTTTGTCAATCACCAATCTTGTGTTTGGTGGCGAGTTTTTGCCGCCCTCACATATCAAACTTTTCGAGGATGTTTTCGGAACCCGGCAGATCTATTCATTATACGGTTCTGCAGAAACCGGGATATGGGCCTGGTGCGATTATAGCCGTTCGCCATCATTGTTCAGGGTAATTCACGGGCTGGTAGTGGAGCCAAACGATCCGGGTGCTGATGGCTATGGTTCCCTCCTGGTGAGCAATCTATTCCGTAAACGTTTCCCAATCTTTAGGTACAATACAGGCGATATCGGTAAATGGGTTGAAGTTGACGGCCAACCTTATTTGGAATTAAAAGGGAGATCTTCCAATTCTTTTATGTTTAACGAGTGTAACTATGAACTGGATGATTTTAATGCAGTTTTAACAGATGTTGAACGGTTTCAGATACAGATCACACCTTATGAAGGGCATACCGCAATAAAATTTATGCTGATAGCTGATGTAGCCAATAACGATAAAGCAGCCTATATTGAGTTAAAGCTTCAAGAGATAAATGAGGTGTTTGGTTACAAAGTGAGAAATTTAGAGGTTTTAGCGGGTATGGATTTAGATCTTTATACCAATGCCATTACTGGTAAAACACATGTGATTGTCGATCATCGGATTTGATATTGACTTTTGGCGGATTCTGCGGATTTCATACCCTGTTTCCAGAATGGAATGGACAAAAAAAGCCGCTTCAAGTAGAAGCGGCTTTCGTAGCCCGTAGGGGAATCTTTCCACCGGAATTTCAATTCTTTATCAGTGTTTTACAGATTCACCAATCCGGTTACCCCACATGCTAACTTAAGAGACTGATTTTTATGGTGATATCCGTGTCTTTTCATTTTTGGAAAATTTCTACTTTTGAAAAACCAAACTATAATAAGAAACCATGTAAGAGGCTCTATTTGTTAGTATGATCAATTTGTAATATAACTTAAATCCAGCTACCGAATTTATATACCTTTATTTCTTTGTTCGTTGGATTTATCCAGACGAGATCATCTTTTAAATTCACAACAGGTTCTTCTGGAGTTATCAAAAGCATATCATTTGCTCTTTTTGTATTAGTCCATTGCCCAATTTGCTCGGCAATAAACCAATGATTATTATGATACTCAAGTGTTAATTTGCTTCCGATTTCTCGAGATGATAAGTTCCCTCCTACAACATTTGGTAAGATATTATTTGCGTCAGAAACTATTGTCATCCAATTATTGCTTTCAACGAGAAAACTTATGCGTTGTCCCTCCGTGTACTGTTCATTTCTAATGTAATATATAGGATTATCTGACAAGCCAAGATTTGTATACACCGTAAAAAATCTGCCATAGGTTACGATCTGGACAGCCGTCGAAGTTTCCCAATAAAATCCTTTTAAAATATTTCTGATATCAGAAAGCACTAATCCTTTTTTAGCCTGTATATATTTTACATCGGAATCTAAGATGGATAGATATATAGATTTTGTGTTTGGGTTTGTACTATCTATTACAATTGGGATCGTTGTGTCATCTCCAACCTCCGTTTTTCTTATTGTCAAATTGTGAATATTGATTCCTACATTTCGATAGTCATTAACCGGATCTTCTTTAATAATATTTATACCATTCCTATAATAAAAAAAATCGCTGCGTGAAGTATTCCAATTCGTCAATATTGGATTGAGAATATTGAGAGTTAACGTTCCTTCCTTTCCAAAGTTTGATATCAACAACGCGCCCTGTTTATTATTTTGCCAGACTGGGTTTAGTAAATTGATACTTCCTACTAAGCCATCGCGCACATTAGGTATGAAAAAACCATGCTTACTGCTGTCATCGATATGCTTTGAAATTGAAATATCAATATTAGGGTTATTTTCTATAGTAATGTCGCTGCTGAAAAACAACATGATACCTGACCCAGCATTTTTGGAAGTAAATGGATCGTTAATTACTATGTTGTCGATTACAATCGGCATCCCACCCAATCCCTCTGGTTCAATATCTATTCCAGCCTCGGGGGCAGCTCCATTGGTATTGAATATTTTCGGGTTATTTAATGTTACATTTTTCGTTGATGTAATGGAGATACCGTTCCTACGGACATTGTCAATGAAAGCATTATTTATAGTAACTTTATTCGTCGAAATTGTCGAAGTTGTATCTAAATACTGATTTCCTATGTAAATGCCATCGCCCCAACAATTGCTAATTACGGGATTTTCTATAACAATATCTTCCGAATTTGTTATCGAGATTCCATGTCCCCATTCTCCTGAGATTCCAATGTGATGGACTCGCTCACCCACAATTCGTGGATTTACTATCCGCACATTTCTTATATTATAAATATTTAATAACCGATAATTGGGAGATGATGAGGGTAGTGCTATTATTTTCCCAAGAGGGTTGAAAACAAGTTTGCTATTGCTCTTTAATTGGATTCCCGAATTATCATTATCTGCACTTATGTAATAAGATTTACTAATAGATACTGACAAACAGACTTCGATGCACTTTGTAATTGCACCCGCATTATCCACTAACGAGTTGGCAACTGCTCCAAAATATTGAACATCTACTTGCCCCTCAAAATTATGTTTTAGCTTAATACCTCCTACGTTAAAAACGCTACCACCATCATCTTCTTCGGTTGTATCAGTTAAGAAGTAATTTATTGGATAGGGTGTGTCATCTTTTACGTAATAACCCAATAAGATTACTCCTAAATATTGTCCGCTTTCCAGGCTGGCTATATTTTCAGCTGATAAATTTCTTAATTGTTGAACATTCTCCACGAAGATAAATTGGCTCATATTAACATCTTTTGATTTCTGAAATTAGCGAAATATACCTGTAAAATCAAAGGTTAAAGTTAGAGTTATAAAAAGGCCAAAAGGATCAGTTACATACTAGAGCTTGAAAAAATTGAAGAATTAGAAGAAATTGGTAAAGCAAGCAGTGAAAAAACAAGTAAGTGGGAAAGACTCTCAAAGCATCTTCTAAAATTAGCTAGCTTAAGTGAGCTTTACGGAAAAACTCGTACAATTGACTAGCATCGGCTCGTTAGAGGGTGTATTCAAACATAATTTCTTATTCTGATGGAGTATTTAGAACATTTAGCATCAACAAAATGCTTTCTTAACTATTTGAATTTCAATGAAAAAGGGCTGCTCTTGGTAGAACAACCCTTGTCTTTTCTGGGGAAAAATCCCCTTCCGTAGCCCGTAGGGGAATCGAACCCCTGTTTCCAGAATGAAAATCTGGCGTCCTCACCCCTAGACGAACGGGCCATTAATCTGAGTTTTGACTTTGGAGTCTTTAGTTTGGAGTTACTCCGAACTTAAAACTCTCAACTCCCGACTTCTTGGTAGCGGGGACACGACTCGAACGTGCGACCTTCGGGTTATGAGCCCGACGAGCTACCAACTGCTCCACCCCGCACTCTATAGCTTCAATTTTCTTTGTTTGAAGGAGTGCAAAGGTATATAATATTTTTGCTTTTCAAAAGGCTTCACAAACTTTTATTAGATATTTAAATTATCTGCTTGATTTTTAGTGTATTATTTTTGCTGCAGCTGATTTTTTACTGCTCTTGTAAAAGGGAAATAAAGAAAAGAACTTACCTATCCAAATTGATCCTCAATTTTAATCTCATCGGAAATAATCTCGGTTTCGCATCTCCTGCAAAGTGTTTCTGGTGTTAGCTTTAGTTATAATGGCATTAAACAAGCTGGTACGTGTAGGGAATTGTCTTTTGTATAATTAATAAGATAAATGCAGTTAGCTTATAGATGTTATGATTTGTTTGTGCGCGAAGAATTGAAGTTCTTTATTGAACATTTGAACTGCTAATTTAACGAAAATTGCCCTACACTAAAATTATAAGCCAATACATTTGAACTGCTAATCAAATAGTTAATTTGGGTTTTAAATGCTTTAAATTCCCCTGGTTTGCCAATTTTAATATCCTTAATTACTTGTACTGGCTAAAAATGTGTGCTTTAAGTGTAAATGTATTCAGTTTTACATCGAGTAAATATGTATTTTTTGTTTTTAGTTATGGTATTATAAAATATATGATTTTTGTATGTTAATTAACTGGTTATAATTGTAAATAAAAAGGGTTATGAATAATTACAGCTATTCACATACCTATTTGCAAATGGTAGCCAGGCAGAAATATCTGTCAGCATATATGGTATTCAACAAAATTCCGGAGACTAAAAGAAAGGAGGAGCATTCAAGTAAGTACCTTTATAAAAAAAAATCAAAATTAGTGACTATCTATCTTTAAAAAACCTTAATCAAACCATTATGAAATTTAAAATTTGTGTTATCGCTATTACGGTATTTTTACTACTCGGCTGTTCAAAAGAAAAACAGCAAATTGAAGAAAATATTGAACCACAGTTAAAAGGATTGGCATCTATTGATGGCAATACCTATTATCAAACCATTGATGGGTTGGGCTTTTCCAGTGCGTGGTGTGGTACGCTTACTACAGCCAAAAATGATGCACTTTATAATACACTGGGTTTTTCTTTGTTAAGGGTTCGTTTCGACCAGAATAATGCATGGGCAGATGAAACGAACAATGCCGCTGCGGCACATGCCCGGGGCGCTAAAGTATTAGGCTGCCCCTGGAAAATACCTGCTGCTTACCGATCAGGCAATACCATTCCATCTAACCAGTACATTAATTTCTGCAATTGGCTGGGTAGCGCTGCTTCAGCCATAAACTGTGATTTTGTATCTATAAAAAATGAGCCTGATGGCTCTTCGGAAGATGGAAATTTGGATGGAAACCAGATACGTGATATTATTAAAGCTGGCGGATCAAATATTGGCAAACCCATTGTTTGTGCTGATGCTATTAATTTTAACGATACCTATACTGACCCAACACTGAACGATGCAGCCGCTGTCGCTAAAATTTCTTATGTTTCCGGGCATCTTTATGGTGGTGGTAATTATGTGCACCAAAATGCGCTTAATAAAGGAAAACGCATTTGGATGACAGAATACTATGTTGAAAATAGCCGTGACAATATGGATAACTGTTTAGTTTTAGCTAAAAACATTAATGATTGTATGAACAATCAATTTAGTGCGTACTACTTTTGGTGGGTTAATGACAATGATGCAAGCGTTAACCTGGTTAATCAAAGTGGTACAATTTACAAAGCCGGCTACACCGGCGGCCAGTTTGCCAAATGGATAAGGCCAGGAAAACAAAGAATAGCCTGTACCTATAATCCTACCCCTAGTGTTTATTTAACAGCCTACCGGGGAGGTGGATTGGTCATCGTGGCTGTTAATACAGGCACTTCCGCAGTAAGCCAGTCTTTTTCGGTTGCTAACGTTAGTGGCGTTGGTTCGCTGAATATTCATCGTACATCTAGTAATGAAAACATGTCTTCAATAGGATTAGTTGCTGTTTCGGGTAATGCATTTACGTATACGCTTCCTGCTAAAAGTATTACTACCTTTCACCAGTTTTAGCTGGTAGTACAGCTTATTGCAGTAAGCAACAAAATGCCGGATATCACCTTCATGGGCATGAAGTATTATTGTTTCATGCCCATGATATTTCCATAATAAGATTTAAGAAAAAGCAAATTTTTATTCATGACAGTGTATGTGGCGGATTTTTATCTTAATATGTTTATGAAGCTTATCTGCAATTGTTTTTTAGTACTGCTGTCAATACTTTTGTGCAGTTATTGTGCGGTTGCGCAAACTTATAATGATGCCATCCCCATGAGCCTTGCTGCCGGAATTAAGCCCCTAGA
Proteins encoded in this region:
- a CDS encoding glycoside hydrolase family 30 beta sandwich domain-containing protein — translated: MKFKICVIAITVFLLLGCSKEKQQIEENIEPQLKGLASIDGNTYYQTIDGLGFSSAWCGTLTTAKNDALYNTLGFSLLRVRFDQNNAWADETNNAAAAHARGAKVLGCPWKIPAAYRSGNTIPSNQYINFCNWLGSAASAINCDFVSIKNEPDGSSEDGNLDGNQIRDIIKAGGSNIGKPIVCADAINFNDTYTDPTLNDAAAVAKISYVSGHLYGGGNYVHQNALNKGKRIWMTEYYVENSRDNMDNCLVLAKNINDCMNNQFSAYYFWWVNDNDASVNLVNQSGTIYKAGYTGGQFAKWIRPGKQRIACTYNPTPSVYLTAYRGGGLVIVAVNTGTSAVSQSFSVANVSGVGSLNIHRTSSNENMSSIGLVAVSGNAFTYTLPAKSITTFHQF
- a CDS encoding glycosyltransferase family A protein; translation: MTHAIIIPLFNKAPYVSQTLNSLIRQSKLPDELIIVDDLSTDNSLIIVHDFLRNHISAFGNCKILVIELAENKGPGNARNIGFAATHCELVSFLDADDEYHPQLLEIATHAFRVHQLDFMVLNITFMPGNEIYPDLKPLKKYLEPLDADLYLIKNPLMAVSDPHFIIGVGSNVITRSKWIASNRYQAEAQLNEGVDFWYRVLKGILNSVPGKIALQTGGYLYVNEVPGSLSRKKYSHFKQIELPPVISRYVDSKDKHDRLLMGMIGERWYKYALQNLPSDTQRARFLWHYRSLLPKYIGYLLIKR
- a CDS encoding RNA polymerase sigma factor, whose product is MKSIPITAEKELLIGLKRGDKVAFKQLYQLYSGRLASKLIYLLKSEDLAQDILQDVFLKIWINREMIDTELSFVAFLYKIATNLSKNAIRKNVYDQIMRHEVGQEEVYHPMEEDDEAEQAKVILDQAMDQLTDRQREVYTLHKLEGLSYQEISEKLNISLSAINHHIQKANKQLKAILKSRSFELFILLLPTILKK
- a CDS encoding right-handed parallel beta-helix repeat-containing protein encodes the protein MSQFIFVENVQQLRNLSAENIASLESGQYLGVILLGYYVKDDTPYPINYFLTDTTEEDDGGSVFNVGGIKLKHNFEGQVDVQYFGAVANSLVDNAGAITKCIEVCLSVSISKSYYISADNDNSGIQLKSNSKLVFNPLGKIIALPSSSPNYRLLNIYNIRNVRIVNPRIVGERVHHIGISGEWGHGISITNSEDIVIENPVISNCWGDGIYIGNQYLDTTSTISTNKVTINNAFIDNVRRNGISITSTKNVTLNNPKIFNTNGAAPEAGIDIEPEGLGGMPIVIDNIVINDPFTSKNAGSGIMLFFSSDITIENNPNIDISISKHIDDSSKHGFFIPNVRDGLVGSINLLNPVWQNNKQGALLISNFGKEGTLTLNILNPILTNWNTSRSDFFYYRNGINIIKEDPVNDYRNVGINIHNLTIRKTEVGDDTTIPIVIDSTNPNTKSIYLSILDSDVKYIQAKKGLVLSDIRNILKGFYWETSTAVQIVTYGRFFTVYTNLGLSDNPIYYIRNEQYTEGQRISFLVESNNWMTIVSDANNILPNVVGGNLSSREIGSKLTLEYHNNHWFIAEQIGQWTNTKRANDMLLITPEEPVVNLKDDLVWINPTNKEIKVYKFGSWI
- a CDS encoding AMP-binding protein, coding for MIDPLLNQYYQIVRQSDLFRFYYLDHEDYRSAPLIGKKELINLLNDYFDLHSQKEGVYLVRSGGSTQKPLVFPVDIAENLEQRAILASALKQAGVFTPKTIALNMFGYMDMYRTAAIMDDLLERCSATTLVASAGLPYEDAYQMALNFRPNLLLGTPSKLFLFAQYLKKHQLSLSITNLVFGGEFLPPSHIKLFEDVFGTRQIYSLYGSAETGIWAWCDYSRSPSLFRVIHGLVVEPNDPGADGYGSLLVSNLFRKRFPIFRYNTGDIGKWVEVDGQPYLELKGRSSNSFMFNECNYELDDFNAVLTDVERFQIQITPYEGHTAIKFMLIADVANNDKAAYIELKLQEINEVFGYKVRNLEVLAGMDLDLYTNAITGKTHVIVDHRI
- a CDS encoding FecR family protein — encoded protein: MSKPNRIKFLFDQYLNNAITKDELAELNQHLQDDEHQSQLDEVINGYFDSTFHSAHPKSKAIGDLAWNEIAQAIEKVQPKQRKLFSSLQYIATAAAVLIFLCTTFFIYRSIDHKDALRKDIAHDILPGTHRATLQAANGKIYQLEGSKQEIIADENTIRYKDGALLEKEDQIQNFTLSTPKGGQYRITLADGTKVWLNAASSISYPSAFAGKERRVFVMGEAYFEVAHNAQKPFIVSTQVQEIKVLGTAFNVNAYQNEGVTVTTLVHGRVQLNGAYISKAAFLNPGEQSVLNQNAFQITPVDASFYTAWKDGEFIFKATPLTEVLRQIERWYNLDIDYSGIPDDIQIHASIQRNRPLSAVLTALEKITNLKFDVQGRRMKLMR